In Nocardioides sp. W7, the genomic stretch CCGCGAGTCGCGGCCGATGACGTTGATGATCCCCTCGGCGGTGTCGTACGCCCGGATCGGGTCGTCGTTCACGAACAGCACGGAGTCGCCGATGCTCTTGATGACCCGGCCGCGTTGCGCGGCGACCACGTCGGCGCAGCGGGACTCGAAGAGCTCGACCAGGTCGCCGATCCGGTCCTCGCTGATCTGGTTGGACAGCGCGGTGAAGCTGACGATGTCGGCGAAGCCGACGGTGAGCTGGACGGTGTGCAGGTCCTCCTCGTTGGCGCCGAGCGCCTCGACCCGGGCGACCGACGCCGCCAGGTGCCGGCGCCACACGTAGACCAGGAGTTTCTCGAACGGGGCGGAGAACTCCTCGAACATCCGCAGCGCCGCGGAGACCCGGGCCCCCTGGCCGCCGTCGTCCTCCTCGGCGGCGATCTCCTCGACCCGGTGCAGCAGGGCGCTGGTCTCCCAGTCCGCGAGCCGCGCCATGGTCTGGCCGACCGCGCGGGTCATGTTGACCGCGAGGTCGAAGTCGATCAGCTCGGTCTCGACCAGCTCGCTGACGATCCGGACCGCATCGGTGTCGGCGGCGTTGAACGCCGTCGCCGCACCGTGCTCGGGGAACCCCAAGGCCCGCCACAGCCGGCGGGCCTGGTCGACGGTGATGCCGGTCTCGGCAGCCACCTCGGCGGCGTTGAAGACGGGATCCTCGCCCAGGATGGCGCGCTCGAGACCCTCCGCTCCGGGCTCAGATTCCTTCATCGCGCGCGGTGGCCTCCGTGGCCTGGTCGTGGAGCAGCAGGTGCACCCGACGCTTGGTCTCCTCGACCTTCGGGATGTCCGGGAGCACCACCCGGCCGTGGGTGCTGGCGTCGCTGATGACCAGGGTGCCGCAGCCGAGCACCCGGTCGATCAGGTGCAGCTCGATCTCGATGTCGCTGACCCGCGAGAGCGGGATGTCGTGGCCGCGGCGGGTGAGCACGCCGGTGCGGGTGATCAGCCGCCGGTCGGTGAACGTGTAGTACGACGTCAGCCAGTCCAGGACCGGCCACACGGCGAAGCGCAGGATGCCGAGACCGGCGACGACCCATCCGATCAGGGTGACGACCTGCTCGTCGATCAGCTGCTGGACCGCGACCCCGAGCGCCAGGAAGAGCACCAGGGCGAGGATCGGCAGCAGCAGTGCCTTGGGATGGGTGCGCGTGCTGACGACGACGTTCTCGCCCTCGTTCAGCAGCTTCGGTGAGATGGCCACCAACGGATCCTCTCACCAATCGGCCGGCTCGTGGACGGGAACCGACGGCTGACCGGGAGGCTCAGCCGACGGCCCGCACGTGCACGACGTCGCCGGCCCCGACCGGGGTCGGACCGTCCGGTCCGTGGACCACCAGACGACCGCCGGGGTCGATCGAGGCCGCCCGGCCGAGCAGCGCGTCGCCGCCCGGGAGCTCGACCCGGACGTCGCGACCGAGCGTCACGCACGCGGCGGTGTACGACGCCAGCAGCCGCTCGGCACCGGGCTCGCCGCCGGCCTGCCAGGCGTCGTACTCCTCGCGGAACGCGCCGAGCACGTCGATGAGGACCGCGGCGCGGTCCGGCCGGTCACCCGACTCGAGGGCCAACGAGGTGGCCGTCGGCACGGGGAGCTCGTCCGCGGCCAGGGTGACGTTCAGGCCGACGCCGACCACGGCGGCCGGGCCGTCGGGGGTCTCGACCCGTTCGACGAGGATCCCGGCGACCTTCCGCTCCCCGATGAGCACGTCGTTGGGCCACTTCACCCCGGCGTCGTACCCCCGCGCCCGCAGCGCCCCGCCGATGGCGTAGCCGGCGAGCAGCGGCAGCCAGGGCCAGGACCGGGCGGGCACCGTCGGTCGCAGCAGCACCGAGAACAGCAGTGCCGATCGCGGCGGCGTCTGCCAGGTCCGGTCGAGCCGGCCGCGGGCGGCCGTCTGGTGCTCGGCGACGACCACGAGCCCCTCGGGAGCGCCCGAGCGGGCCCGGGCCACGACCTCGGCGTTGGTCGAGGTCACCTCGTCCACGACCTCGATGCGCAGGCCGAGCGGGAGGTCGGTCGAGAAGTCGGTCAGCAGGTCGCGGTCCAGCGGCGGACGGTCGCGTGACATGTGCCACGCCGGATCAGGGCTCACGGGCACTACATTGACCCACGGCCCTGCACGGAAGCCAATGAGGAGACGAGCACCAGTGAGCGCACAGCCCGGCGAGGGAACCGACGTCCCCGACGACATCGACATCCACACCACGGACGGCAAGTTGGCCGACCTCGACCGACGGCTCGACGAGGCGGTGCACGCGGGCTCGGCGAAGGCGGTCGAGAAGCAGCACGCCAAGGGCCGTCAGACCGCCCGCGAGCGGATCGAGCAACTCTTCGACGAGGGCTCCTTCGTCGAGCTCGACGAGCTGGCCCGGCACCGGTCGACGGCGTTCGGCCTGGAGAAGACCCGTCCGTACGGCGACGGCGTGATCACCGGCTACGGCACCATCGACGGCCGCCAGGTGTGCGTGTTCTCCCAGGACTTCACCGTCTTCGGCGGCTCGCTGGGCGAGGTGTACGGCGAGAAGATCACCAAGGTGATGGACCTCGCGATGAAGACCGGCTCGCCGATCATCGGCATCAACGAGGGCGCCGGCGCCCGCATCCAGGAGGGCGTCGTCTCGCTCGGCCTGTACGGCGAGATCTTCAAGCGCAACGTGCACGCCTCGGGCGTGATCCCGCAGATCAGCCTGATCATGGGCAACTGCGCCGGCGGCCACGTCTACTCCCCCGCGGTCACCGACTTCACGATCATGGTCGACCAGACCTCGGCGATGTTCATCACCGGACCCGACGTCATCAAGACCGTCACCGGCGAGGACGTCACGATGGAGGACCTCGGCGGCGCCCGGACCCACAACACCAAGTCCGGCAACGCGCACTACATGGCCTCCGACGAGGCCGACGCGCTCGAGTACGTCAAGGCGCTGCTGGCCTACCTGCCGCAGAACAACCTGGACGAGCTGCCGTCGTACGACGAGGTCGCGGACACCGGCTTCTCGGACCTCGACCGGACCCTCGACACGATCATCCCGGACTCCCCGAACCAGCCGTACGACATGCACGACGTGCTGACGGCCATCCTCGACGACGAGGAGTTCCTGGAGGTCCAGGAGCTGTTCGCGCCCAACATCATCGTCGGCTTCGGCCGGGTCGAGGGCACCCCGGTCGGCGTCGTGGCGAACCAGCCGATGCAGTTCGCCGGCTGCCTGGACATCGACGCCTCCGAGAAGGCCGCGCGCTTCGTGCGCTTCTGCGACGCGTTCAACATCCCGGTGTTGACCTTCGTCGACGTGCCCGGCTTCCTGCCCGGCACCGACCAGGAGTGGACCGGCATCATCCGCCGCGGCGCGAAGCTGATCTACGCCTACGCCGAGGCCACCGTCCCGCTGGTCACCATCATCACCCGCAAGGCGTACGGCGGCGCGTACGACGTCATGGGCTCCAAGCACCTCGGCGCCGACATCAACCTGGCCTGGCCGACCGCGCAGATCGCGGTGATGGGCGCGCAGGGCGCGGCCAACATCGTGCACCGCAAGACGCTGGCGAAGATCGAGAAGGACGGCGGCGACGTCGAGGCCAAGCGCGCCGAGCTGATCGACGAGTACGAGACCACGCTGGCCAACCCCTACATCGCCGCGGAGCGCGGGTACATCGACGCGGTCATCACGCCGCACGAGACCCGGGTCGAGATCGTCCGGGCGCTGCGGCTGCTGCGCTCCAAGCGCGAGACGCTGCCCGCCAAGAAGCACGGGAACATTCCGCTGTGACCGGACACTCGCCGACGAAGGAGGCCTGAATGTCCGGAACAGAAGACAGCGCGAGCGCAGCGAGCTCGGTGCCGTTCCTCCGCGTCGTAGACGCACACGCGACGCCGGAGGAGGTGGCCGCGATCGTCGCGGTCCTCTCCTCCCTCGGCGGCGGCGCGCCCGCGCCGAAGCGGCCGGTCCCGGCGTGGGCGGCCCGGCACCGGCAGGTGCGGCGTACCCTCCCGCACGGCCGGGGCGGCTGGCGCGCCAGCACCCTTCCGGGGTGAGTCGCGAGCAGGTGCGCCCTCCAGGTCGTCTTGCGGAGAAGTTCGGGCTTCCGCTGTGAGTTCTTGAGGGTCATTGGACACACTGATGCCCATGAACGCTCCGCATGGCGGCCCCGACGGGTCCTCGGTCGCCCCCTCCTCGGATGTCGAGCAGCCCTACGTCCGGGCGCACGACCCGCACCTGGCGGCGTACGCCGACGAGTTCCTCGACGCCGTCGAGGAGCTCCCGACGCTGCGTCCCACCGTCGGCTGCATCATCCCCGCCTACAACGAGGCGGAGACGATCGGCGGCGTGCTGGACTCCCTCCTCCAGCAGACCCGGCTCCCCGACGCGATCCACCTGGTGGTCAACAACACCAGCGACGAGTCGGTCGAGATCGCCAGCCACTACGCCGGCCCGCACACCCGGATGACGCCGACCGGCGAGCAGAGCACCGTCATCTACGTCCACGACATCGGCAAGAACCCCGACAAGAAGGTCGGCGCGCTCAACTACGGCTACTCGCTGGTCGAGCACATGGACTTCCTGCTCGGCGTCGACGGCGACACCACCCCGGAGCCGGACGCGATCCAGCACCTGGTCGACGAGATCGCCAGCGACGACCGGATCGGCGGCATCTCCGCGATCTACTCGATCGACGACAGCGCCCTCGACGGCCCGATGGCGAAGTTCCTCATCGCGGGCCAGCGGGCGCAGTTCTCCGCGTTCAACATGCAGAACCTGCTCAAGGGCCGCAACATGGCGGTTCTCGGCGGCCAGTTCTCCATGTTCTCCACCCAGGCCCTGCGCGACGTCATGCGCGACAGCCACCAGCGCACCCCGTGGGTCAGCGACTCCGAGGTCGAGGACTCGCTGCTGTCGCTGCAGATCAAGAGCGCCGGCTACCTCACCAAGATCTCCGCGCGGGCCCGAGCCCACGTCGGCGGCATGGACACCCTGCGCTCGCTGGACGCCCAGCAGGTCAAGTGGAACTTCGGCGCCATCGACCTGATGTGGCCCGGCCAGCGCGGCGACACCAAGGGCCAGCCGTTCCACCCGAACCTGCGGCTGCGCTGGTTCGAGCACATGTCGATGATCGTCAACATCACGACCCGCTTCGCGTTCGTGGTCATGCTGGCCGCCTCGCTGTCGATCAGCGCGTTCGTCTTCAGCCCGTGGTGGCTGATCCCGCCCGTCTGCGCGGTGTGGCTGAACTTCCGGGTCGCGCACTCCATGGAGTTCGCCAACAGACGCGACTACCTGTTCGTGCTGCTCGTCTTCCCGGCCGAGCTCTACATGGTGATCCGGATGGGCCACTTCGCGCGGGCCTGGACCAAGTTCTTCAGCAACCAGCAGACCGACAACTGGGCTGCTCAGGCCAAGGCCGAGCGCGGCAAGGGCATCGCGTGGCTCTACCCCTTCGTGGTCGCGACGTTCTTCTTCCTGGTCTTCTTCGCCATCTGGCTGCAGCTCCCGATCGACGCCCAGTCCGACGTCCTGGCCGCCTGCTGGCCGGTCCTCGGAGTGATCACCGTCCTGCAGACCGCCTGGATGCTCATCAAGGCCAGCAAGCGCTACCGCGGCTACCAGGCCTGACCCGCTCCCCCCGCAGCCCCCACCCGCAACTCGCACAGGAGACTCCCATGCACCGCGCCCGCCGCCCGCTGGTCGCCGTTGCCGCCGTCGCTCTCTCGGTCCTGCTCTCGAGCTGCTCCGCGATCGGGGACCTGACCGGCGGCGGTGACGACCCCGTCGAGGCGGAGTCGCCGTCCGCGACGCCCACCGAAACCGTCTACGACTCGCAGTTCACCCGCGACGGCACCTTCCAGTCGCACATCGACGTCAACGGCGTCGACTTCGTCTACAACATGTACCCCACGAAGGCGACGCCGCGGACCAATGAGTGGTTCCCGCGCGGCAACAAGTACTTCTCGTTCACCCTCGGGGCCTACGACCTCGACCGCGACCTGCGCGACCCGTTCAAGACCAAGCGGAAGGTCTACCTGGACCGGATCAAGGTGACCTCCCGGACGGTGCTCAAGGACGGTTCGGCGGGCACCGACCGTCCCTACGAGCTGAACGCCTCCGCGAAGAAGATCACCTTCGACCCCGAGCCGGTGAGCACGAAGTACGGCATGCTCATCACCTCGCCCAAGGGCGCCTTCGAGCTGCGCAACCAGCAGATCGGCGAGATGGCGCCGGACACCCGCGGCGTCAACCTGTCCTTCCGCGCGACCGTGTGGATCGAGAACTCGGCGGGCTCGGGCACCTTCTTCAAGCAGACCATCAAGCAGGAGGTGCCGATCGCGATCTTCGCCTCCGAGGAGGAGACCGTGGTCGCCGACATCCCCGTCAACGCGGGGTAGCGAGGACGCGCCAGCGGATTCGCTGACGGAGGTCGAGCGGAGCCGCGCGACCGAGGCGTCGTCCTGAGTAGACGCGAGGAACGAGCGTCGTATCGAAGGGCACGAGGTCGCGACGTGCGTGTCGAGACCTCGACCTGAGTACGCGAACCGTCTCGCCCGCTACGAACCCTCGGCCATCCGGAAGCCGACGCCCCGGACCGTCTCGATGAAGCGGGGCGCCGCTCCGTCGTCGCCGAGCTTGCGCCGGATGTTGGCGACGTGAACCTCGACCGACCGCTTGTCGGCCTCGTTGACGAAGTACGACGTAACGTACTGCTGACCGCGCATGGTCAGCACCAGGTCGGCCTTGCTGCGCACCCGACGTCCGGTCTCCATCAGGGACGCCAGCAGGTCGAACTCGGCGCGCGCCAGGTCGACGCTCGCCCCGTTGACGGTGGCGATCCGGGTCTCGGCGTTGAGCGCGAGACCGTTGAACCGGAGCCAGCCGCCGCCCGAGGCGGGCTGCTGCGGGGCGGCGGGCTGCTGCTGCACGGGCGGCGTGGGAGCCCGCTGCGCGGGCGGCGCCGGAGGGGCGGGCGGCGGCTCGTACGCCGGCGGGGGCTCGTACGACGGCTGCTGCGGGTGCGGCGGCTGGTAGGCCGGCTGCACCGGAGCGGGCGGCTGGTACGCGGGCGGCTGCGGAGCCGGGGCCTGCTGGGCCGGGACCGCCGCAGCCGGAGGCCGGTGCTGCTCCGCGGGCGCGCGGCGGTTGCCGCCCTCGGAGGAGGCGACGCCACCAGAGCCGTCGGCGAGCTCCCGGGCGGCCGCAGCCGCCCAGGACTCCGGCGGCGGCTCCGGAGCGGGGGGCGGCGGAGGCGCCGCGGCGACCTTCGTGGGCACGTCGCCCCGGGCGCGCGGTCGGCGCAGCATCGAGTCGGCACGGGCCCGGAGCTCCCGGGGGCGGAACGGCTTGACGAGGTAGTCGTCGGCGCCCGCCTCGAAGCCCTGCACGACGTCGATCTCGTCGCCGAGCGCCGTGATCATGATGAGGTACGTCGAGCTGAACTCGCGCAGCCGCTTGGCGACCGCGAACCCGTCCATGCCCGGCATGTTCACGTCGAGGGTGGTGATCAGGGGATTGTGCGCCCGGACGGCATCGACGCCCAGGTGGCCGTTCTCGGCAACGACCGTCGTGAAGCCCGACTGGGTGAGCACGATGTCGATCAGGTCGCGAACGTCCGGATCGTCTTCGATGATCACCGCGGTCCAATCGCTGCCCGCATCCATGGCTGGAGCCTAACAACGCCAAGCACGTGGTGCCGCCCTGCGGTCGGAGTGGTGCGCCGTCGGCTCGGCGCTACCAACCGGAGGTGCGGGCGATCTCCGTGACCCGGTCCGCCCAGAAGTCCCCGGCGGCCGGACCGCCGTTGCACTCGCCGTCGCTCTCGCCGGGTGGCTTGACCCACAGGTAGGCGTCCAGCCGGGTGCCGTCGTCGACGTACCCGGGCTTCTCCCCGAAGGCCCGTCCGGAGGGGTTGCACCACTCCTCGCTCGCGCCGTTGCCGTTGCGGCCCCGGTCGATGACGTAGTGGACGTCGCCCCCGATCAGCTCGACGAGCCGCTCGGCGTAGGCCACCTCGTCCTCGTCGGGCTGGAAGTTGGACACGTTGGTCGCGAACCCGCGGACGCTGGCGACGCCGACGTCCTTCAGCAGCGGCGCCAGGTCCTCGGGGCGGATCCAGTCGGAGTGGCCGCCGTCGACGTACGTCGTGACCCCCGCCTCGCGCAGGCTGTCGACGGCTGCCGCGAGCAGCTCGACGCGCTCGGAGCGGCTGTCGCAGTCGATCGCCGAGGCCAGGGCGTCGGGCTCCAGGATCACCACGGCGGAGTCGCCGGCACCGGCGGCGTCGGCGATCTCGTCCACCCACGGGCCGTACTCCTCGGCGGAGAGGCCGCCCGCGGAGAAGCCGCCCGTGCAGTCGCGGTCGGGGACGCCGTAGACGACGAGGACCGGGACCTCGTCGGCCTCGTCGGCCGCGGCGACCAGCTCGCTCACGTGAGCGCCCACCTGGCCGGCCGGGAACTCCTCCGGCGTCAGCCAGATCCCCTGCGGGATCTCGGCGAGTCGCTCGAAGATCTCGGCGCTCGCGGTGTCGCCCTCGGCCGCGGCCTGCTGGGCCGCCTGGTCGGCGGTGCTGCCGGGCTCGACGAACTGTGCCCGGGCCAGGAACGGGTTGTCGCGCTGCGGGTCCAGCGCGAACGGGCCCCAGTGCTGCGAACGGGCCACGACCACCACCACCAGTCCTGCGACGAGCGCGAGCACGACCGCGCCGGCGAGGACGCGGGGCCGTCGGGAGGGTCGGTTGTCGGTCCGGTCCACTCCTCCATCATGCCGGTGCGCCCCGCCCCGTCACCGCCGGGCCGCCCTCCCGGGAGCGAAGAGGGCCGCGAGCAGCGCCACCGCGACGGCCGCCGCGCCGGTGAGCAGCGCCGGGCCGACCGCGCCGTCGTAGCCGACCGGCGAGATCTCGCCGCCGTTCCCGAGGAAGACCGCGGTCAGCAGCGCGACGCCGAGGGCGACGCCGAACTCGCGGACGGTGGAGTTCGCCGAGCTGGCGATCGCGAAGTCGCTGTCGGGCAGCCCGTCGAGGACGGCGGTCGCACTCGGCGCGAAGGTCAGGCCCATCCCGATGCCGGCCATGGCGAGCGGCAGCACGAAGCCGCTGTACGGCTGGGCGTTCTCGGTGAGCCAGGCGAACCAGACCAGCGACGCCGTCTGCAGGGCCAGACCGGTCACCAGCAGCGACCGCAGGCCGGTGCGGCCCGAGATCGCGCCGGCGATCGGAGCGACGACCATCGGGGCGGCCGTCCACGGGAGGGTCCGCAGGCCGGCCTCGAAGGGGCTGTAGCCCTGCACGACCTGGAGGTACTGCGAGAGCAGGAAGACCGCGCCGAACATCCCGATGGTGAAGGTCAGCCCGATCGCGTTGGCGACGGCGAAGCCACGGGACTCGAAGAGCCGCAGCGGGAGCACGGCGTGGCTGCGACCGCGTGCCCAGACGAGGTACGCCGGCACGAGCAGCCCGGCGACCACCAGCGGGCCGAGCACGGCCGGGTCGGTCCAGCCGTCGTCGTTGCCGTGCACGATGCCCCAGATGCCGAGGAACACTGCGCCGCCGAGAAGCAGCGTGCCGACCGGGTCCAGGCGCTGCCAGGTGCCTCGGGCCTCGGGCACCGCGAGCAGCAGCAGAGGTACGGCGACCAGCGCGACCGGCACGTTGAGCCAGAAGATCGCCTGCCAGCTGACGCCCTCGACCACGGCGCCTCCGATCACCGGGCCGAGCGCGACCCCGAGTCCGGCGACGCCGCCCCAGATGCCGATCGCGGCGGCGCGCATCGCGGGCGGCACGGCCGAGGCGAGCAGGGTCAGCGACAGCGGCATGATCGCGGCGGCCCCGAGGCCCTGGACCGCGCGAGCGGCGATCAGCGCCTCGCTGGTGCCGCTGAGCGCGCCGGCGACCGAGGCGAGGGTGAACACCGCGATGCCGGCGAGCATCACCCGCCGGCGACCGAGCCGGTCGCCGAGGACGGCGGCCGGGAGCATGAAGGTCGCGAAGGTGATCGTGTAGGCGTTCAGGAACCACGACAGCTGGGCCACGCTCGCGCCCAGGTCGGCACGGACCACCGGCAGCGCGGTGGTCAGCACCAGGTTGTCGAGGGTGGCCATGAACATCGGCAGGGACGCGGCGACGACGGCGACCCCGGCGGGGACGCGGCGGCGCGGCGCGACCGGCGGTGGCTGGACGCCCCCAAGGTCGGGGGCGGTGACGGTGCTGGTCATCGCGGACTCCTCAAGGCTAGAAGGCATTGAATGATTACTTAGGTCAAGACGCTAAGTAATCAAGTGATAATCTGTCAACCATGACGAGCCGGATGACTGCCGAAGACCGCCGCGAGCTCGTCCTCGACGCGGCGACCCGCGCCTTCGCCCAGGGCGGGTACGCCGGCACCAGCACCGACAAGGTCGCCCGCGAGGCCGGGGTCTCGCAGCCCTACGTCGTCCGGATCTTCGGCACCAAGCTGGAGCTGTTCCTCGAGGTCTTCGTGCGCGCGACCGACCGGGTCCGGGTGGCCTTCGAGGAGGTCCTCGACGACGGCGACTTCGACCCGAACAGCGACGCCGACCGCGACCGCCTGGGCCTGGCCTACACGGCGCTGCTCACCGACCGGGACCTGCTGCAGGTGATGATGCACGGCTTCTCCGGCGGCGGGAACGACGACATCGCCCGGGCGGCCCGGAGGTGCATGGCCGGGATCTTCGAGACCGTGCAGCGCACCGGCTGGTCCGAGGACGACGCCCGCAACTTCGTCGCCCACGGGATGCTCATGAACGTGATGCTGTCGATGCGCGCCCCCGAGCACCTCGACGAGCACCCGTCGCTGGCCACCCTCGCCGCCTGCACCTTCGGCGACGGGCTGGAGTTCCTGCGCTGAGCCGCCCCCGGCGCGCCGTACCCTCGCCCAGGTGACCACGCTCGTCCTCGCCTCCGCCTCCCCCGCCCGCCTCGCCACCCTCCGCAGCGCCGGTGTCGACCCGGTCGTGATCGTGAGTGGCGTCGACGAATCGCAGCTGACGAACCTGCCGCCGGCGGAGCTCGCCCTGCGGCTCGCCGAGCTGAAGTGCGCTGCGGTCGCGGCGCGCGACGACGTACCGTCCGGTGCGCTGGTGCTGGGCTGCGACTCGGTCCTCGAGCTGGACGGCGAGGCGCTCGGCAAGCCCGCCGACGCCGACGACGCCGTACGACGGTGGCGCGCGATGCGCGGGCGCAGCGGGGTGCTGCGCACGGGTCACTGCCTGCGCGACACCGGCACCGGGCGGGTCGTGGCGGCCACCGCCTCGACGACCGTCCACTTCGCCGACGTCGACGACGACGAGATCGCGGCGTACGTCGCGACCGGCGAGCCGCTGCACGTGGCGGGCGCTTTCACCATCGACGGCCTCGCGGGCGCGTTCGTCACCCGGATCGACGGCGACCACCACAACGTGGTCGGGGTCAGCCTCCCGCTGCTCCGGGAGCTCGTGGCGGAGCTGGGGCACGCCTGGACCGCTCTGTGGTCGCCCCGTCGTTGAGCAGGTCGCCGAGCCCGTCGTCCGGGAGATAGAGGTCGTTCAGGTTGATCGGCCGGCGGAACACGTAGGTCCGGAACAGGTAGAACCGGGCGCCGAGACCCAGCACCAGGCCGATCACGTTGGCCGCGATGTTGTCGGAGACCGGGTCGTCGAGCCCGAGCACGTCGCGACTGACGCTCAGGCAGGCGATCGGCAGCAGCATGGTGACGACGTTGATCAGCACGAACGCCGACAACCCCCCGTCGGCGTGCGTGGTCGGCCGGTCGCGGAAGGCGTAGTTGCGACTGCCGTGGTAGCTGATCACCATGCCGACGGAGTTGGCCAGGACGTACGCCGGGATCGGCTGGTCGCCGAGCAGCGCCGGCAGGCCCGGGAAGAGCCCGTGGACCAGCACGTT encodes the following:
- a CDS encoding adenylate/guanylate cyclase domain-containing protein, coding for MKESEPGAEGLERAILGEDPVFNAAEVAAETGITVDQARRLWRALGFPEHGAATAFNAADTDAVRIVSELVETELIDFDLAVNMTRAVGQTMARLADWETSALLHRVEEIAAEEDDGGQGARVSAALRMFEEFSAPFEKLLVYVWRRHLAASVARVEALGANEEDLHTVQLTVGFADIVSFTALSNQISEDRIGDLVELFESRCADVVAAQRGRVIKSIGDSVLFVNDDPIRAYDTAEGIINVIGRDSRMPDVRLGLATGSVVMRLGDVFGPPVNMAARLTAVARRNRIIIDARTAELLPGDQFETRRLPGRPVRGFGIVEPLSVRRH
- a CDS encoding PH domain-containing protein, with product MAISPKLLNEGENVVVSTRTHPKALLLPILALVLFLALGVAVQQLIDEQVVTLIGWVVAGLGILRFAVWPVLDWLTSYYTFTDRRLITRTGVLTRRGHDIPLSRVSDIEIELHLIDRVLGCGTLVISDASTHGRVVLPDIPKVEETKRRVHLLLHDQATEATARDEGI
- a CDS encoding biotin--[acetyl-CoA-carboxylase] ligase, which gives rise to MSRDRPPLDRDLLTDFSTDLPLGLRIEVVDEVTSTNAEVVARARSGAPEGLVVVAEHQTAARGRLDRTWQTPPRSALLFSVLLRPTVPARSWPWLPLLAGYAIGGALRARGYDAGVKWPNDVLIGERKVAGILVERVETPDGPAAVVGVGLNVTLAADELPVPTATSLALESGDRPDRAAVLIDVLGAFREEYDAWQAGGEPGAERLLASYTAACVTLGRDVRVELPGGDALLGRAASIDPGGRLVVHGPDGPTPVGAGDVVHVRAVG
- a CDS encoding acyl-CoA carboxylase subunit beta → MRRRAPVSAQPGEGTDVPDDIDIHTTDGKLADLDRRLDEAVHAGSAKAVEKQHAKGRQTARERIEQLFDEGSFVELDELARHRSTAFGLEKTRPYGDGVITGYGTIDGRQVCVFSQDFTVFGGSLGEVYGEKITKVMDLAMKTGSPIIGINEGAGARIQEGVVSLGLYGEIFKRNVHASGVIPQISLIMGNCAGGHVYSPAVTDFTIMVDQTSAMFITGPDVIKTVTGEDVTMEDLGGARTHNTKSGNAHYMASDEADALEYVKALLAYLPQNNLDELPSYDEVADTGFSDLDRTLDTIIPDSPNQPYDMHDVLTAILDDEEFLEVQELFAPNIIVGFGRVEGTPVGVVANQPMQFAGCLDIDASEKAARFVRFCDAFNIPVLTFVDVPGFLPGTDQEWTGIIRRGAKLIYAYAEATVPLVTIITRKAYGGAYDVMGSKHLGADINLAWPTAQIAVMGAQGAANIVHRKTLAKIEKDGGDVEAKRAELIDEYETTLANPYIAAERGYIDAVITPHETRVEIVRALRLLRSKRETLPAKKHGNIPL
- a CDS encoding acyl-CoA carboxylase subunit epsilon → MSGTEDSASAASSVPFLRVVDAHATPEEVAAIVAVLSSLGGGAPAPKRPVPAWAARHRQVRRTLPHGRGGWRASTLPG
- a CDS encoding glycosyltransferase family 2 protein, encoding MNAPHGGPDGSSVAPSSDVEQPYVRAHDPHLAAYADEFLDAVEELPTLRPTVGCIIPAYNEAETIGGVLDSLLQQTRLPDAIHLVVNNTSDESVEIASHYAGPHTRMTPTGEQSTVIYVHDIGKNPDKKVGALNYGYSLVEHMDFLLGVDGDTTPEPDAIQHLVDEIASDDRIGGISAIYSIDDSALDGPMAKFLIAGQRAQFSAFNMQNLLKGRNMAVLGGQFSMFSTQALRDVMRDSHQRTPWVSDSEVEDSLLSLQIKSAGYLTKISARARAHVGGMDTLRSLDAQQVKWNFGAIDLMWPGQRGDTKGQPFHPNLRLRWFEHMSMIVNITTRFAFVVMLAASLSISAFVFSPWWLIPPVCAVWLNFRVAHSMEFANRRDYLFVLLVFPAELYMVIRMGHFARAWTKFFSNQQTDNWAAQAKAERGKGIAWLYPFVVATFFFLVFFAIWLQLPIDAQSDVLAACWPVLGVITVLQTAWMLIKASKRYRGYQA
- a CDS encoding response regulator transcription factor encodes the protein MDAGSDWTAVIIEDDPDVRDLIDIVLTQSGFTTVVAENGHLGVDAVRAHNPLITTLDVNMPGMDGFAVAKRLREFSSTYLIMITALGDEIDVVQGFEAGADDYLVKPFRPRELRARADSMLRRPRARGDVPTKVAAAPPPPPAPEPPPESWAAAAARELADGSGGVASSEGGNRRAPAEQHRPPAAAVPAQQAPAPQPPAYQPPAPVQPAYQPPHPQQPSYEPPPAYEPPPAPPAPPAQRAPTPPVQQQPAAPQQPASGGGWLRFNGLALNAETRIATVNGASVDLARAEFDLLASLMETGRRVRSKADLVLTMRGQQYVTSYFVNEADKRSVEVHVANIRRKLGDDGAAPRFIETVRGVGFRMAEGS
- a CDS encoding glycoside hydrolase family 6 protein, with product MDRTDNRPSRRPRVLAGAVVLALVAGLVVVVVARSQHWGPFALDPQRDNPFLARAQFVEPGSTADQAAQQAAAEGDTASAEIFERLAEIPQGIWLTPEEFPAGQVGAHVSELVAAADEADEVPVLVVYGVPDRDCTGGFSAGGLSAEEYGPWVDEIADAAGAGDSAVVILEPDALASAIDCDSRSERVELLAAAVDSLREAGVTTYVDGGHSDWIRPEDLAPLLKDVGVASVRGFATNVSNFQPDEDEVAYAERLVELIGGDVHYVIDRGRNGNGASEEWCNPSGRAFGEKPGYVDDGTRLDAYLWVKPPGESDGECNGGPAAGDFWADRVTEIARTSGW
- a CDS encoding MFS transporter, with the translated sequence MTSTVTAPDLGGVQPPPVAPRRRVPAGVAVVAASLPMFMATLDNLVLTTALPVVRADLGASVAQLSWFLNAYTITFATFMLPAAVLGDRLGRRRVMLAGIAVFTLASVAGALSGTSEALIAARAVQGLGAAAIMPLSLTLLASAVPPAMRAAAIGIWGGVAGLGVALGPVIGGAVVEGVSWQAIFWLNVPVALVAVPLLLLAVPEARGTWQRLDPVGTLLLGGAVFLGIWGIVHGNDDGWTDPAVLGPLVVAGLLVPAYLVWARGRSHAVLPLRLFESRGFAVANAIGLTFTIGMFGAVFLLSQYLQVVQGYSPFEAGLRTLPWTAAPMVVAPIAGAISGRTGLRSLLVTGLALQTASLVWFAWLTENAQPYSGFVLPLAMAGIGMGLTFAPSATAVLDGLPDSDFAIASSANSTVREFGVALGVALLTAVFLGNGGEISPVGYDGAVGPALLTGAAAVAVALLAALFAPGRAARR
- a CDS encoding TetR/AcrR family transcriptional regulator, translating into MTAEDRRELVLDAATRAFAQGGYAGTSTDKVAREAGVSQPYVVRIFGTKLELFLEVFVRATDRVRVAFEEVLDDGDFDPNSDADRDRLGLAYTALLTDRDLLQVMMHGFSGGGNDDIARAARRCMAGIFETVQRTGWSEDDARNFVAHGMLMNVMLSMRAPEHLDEHPSLATLAACTFGDGLEFLR
- a CDS encoding Maf family protein, which produces MTTLVLASASPARLATLRSAGVDPVVIVSGVDESQLTNLPPAELALRLAELKCAAVAARDDVPSGALVLGCDSVLELDGEALGKPADADDAVRRWRAMRGRSGVLRTGHCLRDTGTGRVVAATASTTVHFADVDDDEIAAYVATGEPLHVAGAFTIDGLAGAFVTRIDGDHHNVVGVSLPLLRELVAELGHAWTALWSPRR